TTTTTTCAGACACGTATAAATCGGTAGAGGAGACAAAAGATATAGTTCAGAAACTGTGGAAAAGAATTTTTACAGAATGGCTTCCAACAACAGAATATGAAATCGTTAATGCACCACAATTAGAGGTTTACCCAGATAATAGTAACACAGTAGAAGTATGGATACCAATAAGGACTATTAATCTATAAAGAACTAAAGCACTGTTTAGTAGGCACACTAATTCTAAATCAAAAAATTTATATTTTAATGTAAAATATTAACAGGCGTTTTTTTGCCTTAAGCGTACTAGACCAAATAAAAAGTAATCAAAAAAAGGTTATATCATAATGATATAGCCTTTATAAATGCGATAAAATCGTTGATGCAGTTGGGGGGACTCGAACCCCCAAGTCCTTATCGGACACTAGATCCTTAGTCTAGCGCGTATGCCAATTCCGCCACAACTGCTAATTTTAGATGAAAAAAATGAGCCACCCGGGACTCGAACCCGGGACACCTGGATTAAAAGTCCAGTGCTCTAGCCGACTGAGCTAGTGGCCCATAGTGTAAATAATATGTTTGTATAATGCTCATTATTTTTTAATGAGCGTGCCTGCAGGGATTCGAACCCCGGACACGTGGCTTAGAAGGCCACTGCTCTATCCTACTGAGCTACAGGCACATACAATCGGGGTGACAGGATTCGAACCTGCGGCCTCTTGAACCCAAATCAAGCGCTCTAGCCAAGCTGAGCCACACCCCGTTTTGAAATCAGATCGCAAAACGATTTAAAACTATTATTTAAAAGCAACTCCCCGAGTGGGACTCGAACCTACAACCCTTCGGTTAACAGCCGAATGCTCTACCATTGAGCTATCGAGGAACAGCAAAATGAATTATATAGTAATTTCATCAAAATGTCAATACTTTTTTTGAAAAAAATTTTCAGTGGTGTACAAACCCAGTAAAAATCAGTGTTACAAGGTAGAAGGTTAAATACTCTGAAATGATTTATTTGCGTGAATTAAAAGTCATTCGTAGAAACATATAATAATCTTGAATAATTTTATAAAAAATGATAAAATTAATAGGACGACATACGGACAACTATATGACCTGACGTTAGAACATCGTCAACATATATTATCTTAATAGGAGGTGTAATATAAATTCACGTTTATAGATACATATAAAATATATATTGTTTATTAGTGGTTTTACTGGTATTCCTGTGTTAAAATAAAACTAAGTAATTGATACGGGAGGAATTATGGATGGGAAAATATGTACTTGCAATTGATTGTGGTACACAGAGTTTAAGGGGATTAATCTTTGATAAGAACGGAAAATTACTGGTAAAAGTAAAAAGAGAATTTAACCCTTATTACTCAGTTGAGCCTGGTTGGGCTGAACAAGATCCAAATGTTTATTGGAATAGTTTATGTGAGGTTTGTAGACAGATCAAAGAAGATGAGAAAGATGTCTTCAATGAAATTGACAGAGTAGTTGTAACTACACAAAGAGATTCATGTGTTCTACTTGGTAAAAATGGTGAAATCATAAGACCTGCTATTCTATGGATGGACCAGAGGAAGATTGAAAAGCCAAGAGATATGACTCTATATCATAAGTTAACTATAACGACTGTAGGTATGATGACAACAGCTAAGAATTTTAGTCTTAACTGTAATGCTCATTGGATACAAGATTATGAACCAGAGAATTGGAAGAAAACTCATAAATATTTACAAATATCAGGATTCTTAAACTATAAATTAACCCATGAATTCAAAGACAGTATTGCTTCTCAGATTGGACATATTCCTTTTAATTATAAACACTTTAGGTGGGAAGGTAAACGAGGTCAAAAAAGTCAAATATTCCATATTGAAAGAGAAAAACTGTGTGACTTGGTAGCACCAGGAGGTGTAATTGGCTATGTAGTAGATGAAGCTACTAATGAGACTGGATTGAAAAAAGGTATTCCAGTTATAGCAGGAGGTTCCGACAAAGGCTGTGAAACATTAGGTGTCGGGTGTTTTGATAACTATACCGCCAGCATTTCATTAGGTTCCAACGCATCTATACAAACCACTTCTAGAAAATATTACGAAGCGCTGAGATTTATTTGTCCATTCCCAGCGGTGATACCAAAAGCTTATAATCCAGAAATACAAATATATAGAGGATATTGGATGATTTCTTGGTTCAAGAAGGAGTTTGCTCAAAAAGAAGTCACACAAGCAAAAGAATTGAATATAGCTCCAGAAGAATTGCTTAATAAAAGATTGAATGATATACCGCCAGGTTGTGATGGATTGGTATTCCAGCCTTATTGGGGGGCAGGAGCCAAGAGACCGGAAGGTAAAGGAGCAATAATAGGTTTTGATGATTATCATACAAGAATACATATATATAGGGCAATCATAGAAGGTATAGGTTTCGGATTATTTGAAGGTTTACAATATATACAGAAAAAATCTAAGATAAATATACAAAAGATTATGGTATCTGGAGGGGGTTCTCAGAGTGATGCTATATGTCAAATAACAGCAGATTTATTTAATAAACCTGTTTACAGGGTTCAGACTTACGAGACGTCTGGATTAGGTGCTGCCATTGTAGGATATGTATCAAAAGGTGAATACAATTCATTTGATGAAGCAGTTAAGAACATGGTTCATCTAAAAGATGAATTTTTACCAAACCCTGCAAATGTTCAAGTATATAAGAATATATACGACAACATTTATTCTAAGGTATATAACAAATTGAAACCCTTATATAAACAGATGCAAAAATAAACTAGAATGCAATCACTTGAAACTATATGAATGATATTACAGCTTAGAGCTTAATATCCAAAGGAGGAATTTGATGTCAAATTATAAAGGATTCATGCCAGAATGGGAACATGAAGCTCCACCGGAAAGAAGTTTCAGATCTATACTAAAATGGGGTAATCCTACAGAATATAAATGCCCTAATGAAAGATTGTACAAAGTTATAAAAGATACTTTTGGACTGGATGATGAATATTTTAAAACAAAACAAGGTGAAGGATTAGATAAAGTTGATATGGAGGTTCCAGTCAATCTATCAGAAGAACAAATACAAAAGTTCAGAGAGATTGTTGGAAATGATAATGTCAAATTGGATACATATACAAGATTAAGGGTTTCCTATGGAAATACCATGATAGACCTTATGAGACTAAGGAATAAAATTGTTGAAAACTTACCGGATATAGTTTTATATCCAAGCAATAAATCACAGATAGAAGATATAGTCAGCTACTGTTCAAGTGAAAAAATTCCAATCTACTGTAAAGCTGGAGGTTCAACTGTAACAAGAGGTATGGAAGCTATGAAAGGTGGAGTCAGCCTTGATTTAGCTGTTAATTTTAATAAGGTTGTATCTTTCAATGAAAAGAATCAAACTATCACAGTAGAATCAGGAATGCAAGGACCAGAATTAGAAAGAGTACTTAATAATGCAAAAGACACTTTAGGAGCTAAGGGAAGTTATACTTGTGGACATTTCCCACAGTCTTTTGAGTATTCTGGTGTAGGTGGTTGGGTTGTAACCAGAGGAGCTGGTCAAAACTCTAGCTACTATGGAAAGATAGAAGATATCGTTATATGTCAAGAATATGCAACACCAGTAGGTATAATAAAAACAGAAGAGTATCCAGCAATGGCAACAGGACCTTCAATAGATCAGATTATGATTGGTAGTGAAGGAGCATTTGGTGTTCTCACTCATGTAACATTGAGAGTATTCAAATACATGCCTGAAAATAGAATCAGATTCAGCTATATATTCCCAAGCTGGGAAAACGCTCAAGCTGCTGCTAGAGAGATAACTCAAGGTGAATTCGGAATGCCTTCTGTATTTAGATTATCAGACCCAGAAGAAACCAGTCTAATGTTAAAATTATATAATGTCGAGGGAACTAAGCTTGATTCCATCATGAAGAGAAAAGGTTTCAAACAAATGGAACGATGTCTTTTCCTAGGATTCACTGATGGAGAAATCGGATTCTGTAAGAATATGAAGAAAAAGCTTCACAAGATATGTAAAAAATATGGAGCCATGTATTTGACAGGATATCCAACTAAGCAGTGGGAAAAAGGTAGATTTAGAGACCCATATATGAGAGATGCCTTAGGAGATTTCGGTATTGTCATTGATACAATGGAATGTTCAGTAACATGGGATACAATGAGTGAAGTTCATAGAGGGCTAAGAGAATATTGTAAAGCAAGACCAGAAACTATCTGTCTTACTCACATGTCTCATGTGTACCCACAAGGTGCTAACTTGTATTTCATATTCATAGCTAGGATGGAAATGGATGAATATGTAGAATACCAAGCAGGAATCCTTGATAACTATGTAAAATATGGAGCAGCTATCAGTCACCATCATGGTATTGGTAAATCATTTGGTCCTTGGTTGGAACACTCAATAGGGGAAAATTGTTATGATATAATAAAAACCCTAAAAAAACACTTTGACCCTGACAATATAATGAATCCAGGAGGAACCCTTGGATTAGATGTAGAAAGAAGACTATTGAAATATAAGTGATATAATAGGGACTGTATTGTAATGAGTTTTTTTAGCTTATGGCTATATCCACATTATGATACAGTCCCTTATTAGCTATTTATAAGATGAGTTATAAGAATTTTCAATCCTATCATAATAAGAATTATACCTCCTAAAATATTGACACATGATTGCAGTTTAGTACTTTTACTAAGACTCTTTCCGATAAATACTCCCATTACAGATGCAAAATATGTAATTTGTCCAATCAGACATACAGCTATCAGTATATTTGCATTCAACAATGAAAAAGTAACTCCAGTTGCAAGAGCATCAATGCTTGTTGCCAAAGACAAAGTCAGTAAAACCTTCAAGCTGTCAATGGATAATGCATTCAATGAAGGATTCTTGGATTCTTTTATAAAATTGATACCTATAGCAGATAACAATAAAAATGCTATCCAGTGGTCTATAGGGTCGATTACTCTTCTAAGTGAACAACCTAAAGCCCATCCTATTCCTGCCATCCCTCCCTGAAATAATCCAAAGGACAAACCTGCTTTTACAGCAGTCAGATTATAATCATTATCACTTGCGATACCCAGGGTAATAGATACTGCAAAAGCATCCATAGAAAGACTTAGTGCAACTAAAACAATAGAATATATACTCAATAGAATACGTCCTTTCAACTATTTTTCTAAAAGTTACCTAGTCATTTAATATATAATACATCATAAGAAATTATATGCTAATATTCTAATAAAACTTTCATAAAAATTGATACTGAATAATAGATGTGTTATAATAGAAAACTACATGAGTTCTAGCAGAAATTCTGCTATGTAAATTTGATGTAAGAGGTGATACTTTGAAAAAAGACAATAAGATGTTGAAGAGATTTATTAGCTACTATAAACCACACAAAAAATTATTCATAATTGACATGATATGTGCTTTTTTGATAGCATCAATAGATTTATCAGTTCCAATGTTATCTAGGTATGCATTGAACGACCTACTACCCAAGAACCAGTTTAGAACCTTCTTCTTATTTATATTAATGTTATTAGGACTTTATTTGATAAGATCGGTTTTTCAGTATATCGTGGATTTCTGGGGACATATTCTAGGTGTAAGAATGGAATATGATATGAGAAGAGACTTATTCAAACATCTTCAATCATTATCTTTTAGATTCTATGATAAGACAAGAACCGGACATATAATGTCTAGAATGGTTAATGATCTGAATGAGATAACTGAGCTTGCGCACCATGGACCTGAAGACCTTTTCTTATCACTTATTATGTTAATTGGAGCTTTTTTTGCCATGTTATTCATGGAATGGAGATTAGCTCTTGCCGTATACATATTCATTCCTTTCCTTGTATGGTTTGCTATTAAGCAAAGAACAAAAATGTCAAGAGGATTCAAGAATGTCAAGAAAAAGATTGCTAATGTGAATGCTCAATTAGAAAGTAGTATTTCAGGAATAAGAGTGTCCAAATCATTTGCTAATGAAGAACATGAGATGGAAAAATTCACTTTCGGTAATAAAGAATTTAGAGCTTCCAAAGACGTCGCTTATAAAAATATGGCTATATTCAGTGTAGGTATGGGATTCATAACTAAGATTCTTAATCTGGTAGTTATAGGGTTCGGAGGTTTCCTTATCATGAAGGGAACTATGGATATAATGGATTTATTAGCCTTCATAATGTATGTTAATGCATTTTTACAGCCTATCAGAAGGTTATCCAACTTTGTTCAGCAGTTTGAATCTGGTATGACTGGATTTGAAAGATTTACTGAACTAATGGAAATAGAACCATTGATAAAAGACAAGTTGGGTGCTGTAGATTTAAAGAATGTTACAGGTAATATAGATTTCAATAACGTAACCTTTTCCTATAATGACCATGAAAAAGTGCTTAACAATATAAATCTTAATATCAATGCAGGTAGGACATTGGCGTTGGTAGGTCCTTCAGGCGGAGGTAAGACAACGTTATGCCACTTGATTCCACGATTCTATGAGGTAGATGAAGGAATGATTACTATTGATGGTAAGAATATAAAAGATATCAAAGTAAAGTCACTAAGAAGTAATATAGGCTTAGTATCTCAAGATGTATTTCTGTTTGCTGGAACTATCAAAGATAATATCATGTATGGAGATATAAGTGCTTCAGAAGAGAGACTTATTGAAGCTGCTAAAAATGCTGAGATACATGACTTCATCATGGGACTTCCAGATGGTTATGATACTAATGTAGGAGAAAGAGGTATAAGACTATCAGGAGGACAAAAACAAAGAATAAGTATAGCTAGAGTATTCCTCAAGAATCCTCCTATACTAATATTGGATGAAGCAACGTCAGCTCTTGATAACGAAACAGAGATAAAAATCCAACGTGCACTTGAAAAACTGTCAAAAGGAAGAACATCTCTCGTTATTGCACATAGATTATCTACAATAAAGAATGCTGATGAGATTGTGGTTATAACTGAAGAAGGTATCAAAGAAAAAGGTACCCATGAACAACTGCTTGCCAGTGAAGGTATATATGAAAAATTGTATAAAGCACAATTCAAAGGTTATATACCTGATCAAATCTAAGGTAATGTGTATGTAAATATATGATATAAAAAAAGGGGATGGCTGTCTGGTCATACCCCTTTAACTTGCTTTACATATTCTAGAATCATCATCTTCGTCATCTATCATATCGTTTCTTATTATACGAATAGTACTTAGTCCCGATATCGCTGTTATGACACCTATAAAAATACAAATATGACCTGTTTCATAATGTTCTAAGGCAATACCTCCAAGATAATATCCTAATGGGACTGTGACTGAACATAATATTCCCATAACACTTGATACTCTACCAAGAATATTATTAGGAACTAAAGTCTGGACCACTGTACCTAATGAAACATTGACAATTCCAAAAGAACATCCTAACAGGAGCAGAGATATTATACCAGTATATATATTACTTATGAATGCAAATGGTATCAAAAATAATCCTTCACATGTCAATCCTATGAACATTAGTTTATAATTACCTATCTTCTTACTTATCTTGGGTATTATGAAAGACATCATTAGTCCACCAACAGACATAGCAGCTAGAAGTGTACCATATACGTCACTGCCAGAATTAAGATCTTTTTTTGCAACTACAGCGATAATCAATGACAAAGGTGCGAATAAAAAGTTTATGATTACACCTCCAACGATAATCACATGGAGTAGGTCTTTATTTTTTATTGTATAACTTATGCCTTCTTGGAAATCGCTTAGTAATGTTGATTCTTGTACCTCAGACATATCCAGGCGAGGGATTTTTATAAAACTCTCAGAAAAACTAGATAACAGGAATGAAATACTATTAAGTAAAAATAATCCTGGAATTCCTATAAGAATAACTAATACACCACCTAAAGCAGGACCAAGTATGGAAGAACTATATCTTAATATTTGTGATAGTGAATTAGCCTTGACCAAGTGTTCTTTTTTTACAATAGATGGAATAGATGCTCCTATAGCAGGGGAAAAGAACGCGCTAGTCGCTGACATAAAAGCAGATATCATATATAAAGTCCATAATTCCAGATTGCCAGAGTAGCACAGTATGGCAATTATCCCTACAAGTAATCCATTGATCAAATCGGATATGACAATTATTTTTTTCCTATCTGCTCTATCAGCTAATGGACCGGTGAATGGACTTAATAACACTTTTGGTGCTACAGTAAATACCATTGTAATACCTGCTTTTCCGGGAGAGCCAGTAATTTCAAGTACATACCACATAACTGCCAGTGAATGAAAATTACTGCCTAAAACTGAAACTAATTGTCCTAACCATAATAATACGAAATTCTTATTTCTGAATATGCTATCTTCTTTTAACATCATATAACCATCCTTTTCTATTTATTGACTTACATATATATAACGTAAATAGATAAAAAAGTGTCCAATAATTATTAAATAAAATACATTTATTATTATATACCATATTGTCATGAATGGTATAATGAAATAACATATATTATTAATGATGAAAATAAAATTATAAAAATATTTATTTTATTAGGACACTTCCAAGGAGTTATTCGTTGTATAGATGTAAGAGGTGCTAGCACACAATTAACATAGATTTACTCAGGAGTTGAAATTATATGATTTATAATGTATATGAACAATATCATAAGGAATTCATTAGATATGCAAAGAGCCTTGTCAAAAGAAAAGAAGACGCTTTTGATATTGTCCAAGATGCTTATGTTAAAGCACTTGAACGAGAAGAAATGTTTGATAACATGAATGATTATGAGATAAAAGGCTGGTTTTTCAGGGTTATCAAAAATACTTTCATAGATAATTTCAGGAAAAACAAGAAAATAGTTTTTTGTGAAGATGAGAGTATTATAACTAGGGAGATAAATATGGAAACAGATATATACTTTAATGATATGATTGATATATTACCTGAGTATCTAAAAGAATTGATCAAGTTGAAATATATTGATGGTCTTAATAGCAGACAAATAGGTGAATTACAGAAGGTATCACCTTCTACAGTACGTAATAGATTGAGTTTAGCTATTAACAAATTAAGAGATGGAGGTTATGTAAATGGGTAAAGTCGTAAATATTTGTTTATTAGATGCAAGAAAGGCAACTGAGAAGTCACTTAGTAACATTACAGAATTAGAGAATATAGGAAGTCTTATTTATAGTGATACAACAGCTTCACTAATTAGTAGCATAAAAAAAATTAACATAGGCAGTATGGTTAAGATTGATGAGAATGAGAGTATAGACTATATGACAGAAAATGGTAAAGCTGTTATTGATGAGGCTCTATTAGAAGAAGTTGATAATAAACTTTTTGTTCTAGTAAATGGTGTTTGTGAGATTAAAGAAATGCCTAAAGAACTTTTCAAGGAAAAAATACATTCTATGACAGTTAATGGTTTGGTTATTTGTCCAGAATCATTAAAATCCGTTGTAAGCATCAAATCCAAGATTAATGGATTGACTATAGCTCTAAAAGAAGGTTATCGTTTTATAGATGATACAGTTCTACTTAATGAAACATTTATAGTAAAACAAGTTAATGCTAAGTTGACAATAGAAAAACTAGTAGCAATAGATAAGATAGATGAAGATAGTTTCAATGAAAGTATTGAGCATATTCAGATTCTTGATGAATTGGTTATAACTAAAGGAAATCTAAGAATATTAAGAAAAACTATTGATAATCTTGAAGAAGTAGAGCTTACTATTGTACCAGATAATAGTGTATTCAAAGAAGGTACAGTTGAAATTAATTCAGCTACTATAAAATTCTATGATGGAGAATCTTTAGTGGTGGATGGCAAACTAGTAATCAAAGATGTTGCACCAGAAGAATTAAGGAAACATATTACATCCATTTACTCAGATAAAGTTTTCTGTGATGAAGAATTATCCCAGACAGTTAAAGAATTATGTAATAATAGCAATGTGAGGATAATGAACAATAATGATATACACAATAATGGAAAACTGGTCATTGACAAAAATTATCTACTAGGATTAGAAGGTAAAGTAGCCATAGATAATAATGGGAAACTAGTAATTGACGAATCAGTAACTTTGGAAACAGCAAAAGATAAGATTAAAAGTATTACCAATAAAGGATTATTAAAAGCTGATACATCAGTTTTAAGTGGTATACCTATCATCAACCATGGAAAATTGAGCCCTATAAATAATACAGATAAAAAACAAGAAAATAATATCATATATGAGAATATGCTAGTTCTTGAATTATAGATTAATGACTATAGATTAATAATGCCAACCAATTAATACTTTATATAAAAGCTGTAAATCCATATATTAGATGGACTTACAGCTTTTTAAATGTATCTAGGTTCAACATAATAATAATGTCTTTTGAAATTATGATTTTAGGACTTGTTGAGTGAATTCATCTATTGTGATGACTTTGTCAGTAAGTCTTGATTCTTCTGCTGCAAAAGCCATCACATGACTTTGGACAGATATACTTGCTTCAGTTTTACCTTTTAATTTTCCATCGGCTTCTACAAGTTTTACGAAATCTTCCATTATACCTAGGTCTCCGCCACCGTGACCACCTGCATCTTTTTCTATATTGATGGTTTCTATTTCTTCAGAAGGGAAGTGTCTGATTTCAATTTTATCATAATCAAAATCACCTGTTATTTCACCATGAGTACCCATTATTTTTATATGACGTCCACCATCTTTACAAAATGCAGTCATAGTCAAGTGAGCAGTTACATTATTATCAAATATCATATTAACTACTTGATGGTCTACTACATCATTATCACATTTGAATACGCATCGTCCGTAAGGACCCTCTTCTAAAGCTTTCTTACGAGCTTCATAGCTAGTATCTGCACTTATGACTGATGTAGGCCATTCTACATTGTCGCCAAGGTATATCTTTACTGCATTGTAAGGGCATGTATCCCCTGCTGGACATCCTTCTATACAACGGTCAGGTGAACCTTCAGGTGCACTTTTCTCTTTGAAATAATCAAGAGAACCGAAAGAGGATATTTTTTTGCAATTATTACCTACCAGCCATAATAGAATATCCATATCATGACAACATTTTTGAAGAATCATAGGGCTTTCTCGTTTTGAATTACCCCAATTACCTCTAACAAAACTATGGGACTGGTGAATACGTCCAACATATTCATTATGATTGATAGTTACAATATCACCAATGACTTTTGAATCAAGTAATTCCTTAAGCTTGGAGAAAAATTTTGTGAAGCGTAGAACATGGCATACAGAGAAAACTTTATGAGAATATTTCTTAGCAAGCTCTCCTAATAGGACACATTCTTTTACATTGTTTGATAATGGTTTTTCCAGTAAGATATGATAATCTTTTTCAAGGGCTAATTTTGCAGGTTCATAGTGAATGTTATCTAGTGTACAGATCAATGCTGCATCAGCTAACTTAGGTTTTGCAAGAAGATCTTCCCATGTAGTAAAAGCCATTTCCATTGGTATATCATGTGCTTTGATGAATTGTTCACGTTTCTTATCATCAGGTTCTGCTACTGCAACGAATTTTATTTCTTCTGGATGTTTCAATGCATATGAAGCAAGAGCGTCTTTTCCCCTGTCACCTGCTCCAATAAGTATTGCTGTTACTGGTTTCATTAATAATCCTCTCCTTTTCAACTTTATAATGACTAAACATATGGATAGTTGCTAAGTATCTAGCAATAATTTATCAGTTCTTATTTTGTATTATAATCTTTAGTTTCTTATGAGTCTTTATTAATTCAGTCATGAATTTTATCAATTTGGACTTAGAAAATATATCTAGAGAATATTGGTTAATAAAAAAAGATACCCTCTTGGATATCTTATATATAATACTAGAAATGAACTAATGATTTAGCGTATTCAGTTGGTGTCATACCTACACAATCCTTGAATTGTTTGGAAAAATAGTGGATGGAAGTATAATTCATCTGTTCCGCTATTTCAGTAAAGGTCAATGAGGATTCTCTTATAAGCTGTTTAGCATTCTCAATCCTTAATGTACGATAATATTTCATAATGGAAACAGAGTAGTTCTTTTTAAATAATTCCTTTAGATATGTAGCACTTAAACTCATATGTGAAACGATATCTTTTAGACAAATATTATCATTTACTTTTTCTTTTAGGAAATCTTCTATAGTTACAGCTATATCTTTTTCCATCCTTTTTTTCGTTACAATGGATTCTTTTAATTTCTGGACATTTTGATTACGTATGCAGTGAATGAAAAATTGCTCCATATATAGTTTCAATAACTGATTAGAGCCAAATGGAGAATCAGCTTTCAATTGTTGATCTTGCAGACATCTTCTAGCTTCTCTAATAAAATTTTGCAATATACTTTTTTGTTCAACATCCAGCTTGATGATTTTATTCTCAAAAAACTTCATAGCTTCTGAATGACAACCAAAGGAGAAAACAATAACATTAGGAGCTATTTCACCATTAGCCCATAGAGAGTGGAATTCATTAGGTTTATGAAAGATCATTTGACCATTGTTAAGAACATAATGTCTTGTATCTGCCATAACTTCCAGTACGCCTTTATCTACATAAACAGCTTCCCAAAAATCATGTCTCTCTCCTCGAAAAACATAGTTTTTAGCAAATTCAAAGTAAAAAAAGGTATATAATTTATCGATTTTAATACTTTCTTCTAGTAAGAGCATAATGAAACCTCCTTTTCAAGATATATTTATAAATCATAAAAGTTTTCTTAGTATGATATCAATACTTAGAAAACATTACTTTTTTATAAAATGTACTATAAATAATATATCACATAATACATGAGAAAATAAATATTTTTATGTGTGAAAAAAAGGAAAAAATGTGTATTGAAGTAGAGGTTTTGTGACATTAGCACATGTAGTCAATATTTTTTTATCATAAATCAATCATAATAAATAAAAAAACATTTGACAAAAATTCAAATGCCTATTATAATGAAATCAGGTATTAAATATGTACCAAAAAACTTGTAATCGATTACAAAAATGCAAGACATAAATTTTTTTCAAGTTTTATATTTTTATCTAATCTTGTAATCGATTACAAAGACATAATAATAAAAACATCAATTAGGAGGGTTTTGAAATGAAAAAATTTCTAATAGTATTATCAATTGTAACTCTTTTGGTTTCATCATTAGCAGGATGTGGCAATACTGATAATAAGA
The window above is part of the Vallitalea guaymasensis genome. Proteins encoded here:
- a CDS encoding AraC family transcriptional regulator; this translates as MLLLEESIKIDKLYTFFYFEFAKNYVFRGERHDFWEAVYVDKGVLEVMADTRHYVLNNGQMIFHKPNEFHSLWANGEIAPNVIVFSFGCHSEAMKFFENKIIKLDVEQKSILQNFIREARRCLQDQQLKADSPFGSNQLLKLYMEQFFIHCIRNQNVQKLKESIVTKKRMEKDIAVTIEDFLKEKVNDNICLKDIVSHMSLSATYLKELFKKNYSVSIMKYYRTLRIENAKQLIRESSLTFTEIAEQMNYTSIHYFSKQFKDCVGMTPTEYAKSLVHF
- a CDS encoding Gfo/Idh/MocA family protein, giving the protein MKPVTAILIGAGDRGKDALASYALKHPEEIKFVAVAEPDDKKREQFIKAHDIPMEMAFTTWEDLLAKPKLADAALICTLDNIHYEPAKLALEKDYHILLEKPLSNNVKECVLLGELAKKYSHKVFSVCHVLRFTKFFSKLKELLDSKVIGDIVTINHNEYVGRIHQSHSFVRGNWGNSKRESPMILQKCCHDMDILLWLVGNNCKKISSFGSLDYFKEKSAPEGSPDRCIEGCPAGDTCPYNAVKIYLGDNVEWPTSVISADTSYEARKKALEEGPYGRCVFKCDNDVVDHQVVNMIFDNNVTAHLTMTAFCKDGGRHIKIMGTHGEITGDFDYDKIEIRHFPSEEIETINIEKDAGGHGGGDLGIMEDFVKLVEADGKLKGKTEASISVQSHVMAFAAEESRLTDKVITIDEFTQQVLKS